One stretch of Cygnus atratus isolate AKBS03 ecotype Queensland, Australia chromosome 26, CAtr_DNAZoo_HiC_assembly, whole genome shotgun sequence DNA includes these proteins:
- the LRRC25 gene encoding leucine-rich repeat-containing protein 25 — translation MGHPTATLLLLLLLPAAASASCFSSVPATEEDFSNRTTQCSELDWGIFGQQRRLLLAHNGIGAVRPTSRVGSTLEELDLSHNELQWLPDAFLERAQGLRRLLLGHNRLRELPDGFFARAAALQSLELQDNPLSAVPASAFHPSLSLLAVPCRCDVVGSVLAACADNRTCLCDAPDGTFNVSSFHERECRGGSGVVAAAVGATAAVAVLVAVTVGVVVCRRRRKAAAAGWGKRESAGAHGQPRYISHGAESGPAAATAAVGASVAPDYENVFISPCVVPGVAPAHSRTPEWQRAQYSPQVPADDTYFMESDAGEQPIYANTGTPSEEVYVVPDK, via the exons ATGGGGCACCCCACggccacgctgctgctgctgctgctgctccccgcggccgcctcGGCCTCCTGCTTCTCCTCGGTGCCGGCCACGGAGGAGGATTTCTCCAACCGCACGACGCAGTGCAGCGAGCTGGACTGGGGCATCTTCGGGCAGCAGCGCCGGCTGCTCCTGGCCCACAACGGCATCGGCGCCGTGCGCCCCACGTCCCGCGTGGGATCAACGCTGGAGGAGCTGGACCTGTCGCACAACGAGCTGCAGTGGCTCCCCGACGCCTTCCTGGAGCGGGCGCAGGGGCTGCGGCGGCTCCTCCTGGGGCACAaccggctgcgggagctgcccGACGGCTTCTTCGCCCGCGCGGCCgccctgcagagcctggagctgcaggacaACCCCCTGTCCGCCGTCCCCGCCAGCGCCTTCCACCCCAGCCTGAGCCTCctggccgtgccgtgccgctgCGACGTGGTGGGCAGCGTGCTGGCCGCCTGCGCCGACAACCGCACGTGCCTCTGCGACGCGCCCGACGGCACCTTCAACGTCTCCAGTTTCCACGAGCGAGAGTGCCGGGGAGGCTCGGGGGTAGTGGCCGCCGCAGTCGGGGCCACCGCCGCGGTGGCCGTGCTGGTGGCGGTGACCGTCGGCGTCGTGGTGTGCCGCCGGAGGAGGAAGGCGGCCGCCGCGGGATGGGGCAAGCGGGAGTCCGCCGGGGCCCACGGGCAGCCCCGGTACATCAGCCACGGCGCTGAgagcggccccgccgctgccaCCGCTGCTGTGGGTGCGAGCGTGGCGCCCGACTACGAGAACGTCTTCATCAGCCCCTGCGTGGTCCCGGGAGTGGCCCCCGCGCACAGCAGGACGCCGGAGTGGCAGCGGGCGCAGTACAG cccccaggtgCCCGCGGACGACACCTATTTCATGGAGAGCGATGCCGGGGAGCAGCCCATCTACGCCAACACGGGGACCCCCAGCGAGGAGGTCTACGTCGTCCCCGACAAGTGA